A DNA window from Aestuariispira ectoiniformans contains the following coding sequences:
- the ubiG gene encoding bifunctional 2-polyprenyl-6-hydroxyphenol methylase/3-demethylubiquinol 3-O-methyltransferase UbiG, which translates to MGKSTAMDKESLRPLGQTVDAEEIEKFAAMAEEWWDPDGKFKPLHKFNPTRVGYIRDKICAHFDRDPMKVRPLEGLRILDIGSGGGLLCEPMARLGATIIGVDATEKSVRIAEAHAEQMGLEIDYRFASAEQLVDEGEQFDVVLNMEVVEHVADVEAFIGASAALVKPGGVMFLATLNRTMKSYAFAIVGAEYVLRWLPRGTHEWKKFLKPSELASVLRRHGITVADLQGVVFNPIKDTWSLDAKDLAVNYLVYAEKPE; encoded by the coding sequence ATGGGTAAGTCGACGGCAATGGACAAGGAAAGTCTCCGGCCTTTGGGTCAGACTGTGGATGCGGAAGAGATCGAAAAATTCGCCGCCATGGCCGAGGAATGGTGGGACCCGGATGGAAAATTCAAGCCGCTTCATAAGTTTAACCCAACCCGTGTCGGCTATATCCGCGATAAAATCTGCGCGCATTTCGACCGCGATCCGATGAAGGTTCGCCCGCTTGAGGGGCTGCGTATCCTGGACATCGGCAGTGGCGGGGGGTTGCTTTGTGAGCCAATGGCGCGTCTCGGTGCGACGATCATCGGTGTCGATGCCACGGAAAAATCCGTCCGTATCGCCGAGGCCCATGCCGAACAGATGGGGTTGGAGATCGACTATCGCTTTGCCTCCGCCGAACAACTGGTGGATGAGGGTGAGCAGTTCGACGTGGTCCTCAATATGGAAGTGGTCGAGCATGTGGCCGACGTGGAGGCCTTCATCGGCGCCAGTGCGGCCCTGGTCAAACCGGGCGGCGTGATGTTCCTGGCGACCCTGAACCGGACCATGAAATCCTACGCCTTTGCCATTGTCGGCGCGGAATATGTCCTGCGCTGGCTGCCGCGTGGCACCCACGAGTGGAAGAAGTTCCTGAAACCGTCCGAACTGGCCTCTGTCCTGCGCCGCCACGGCATCACGGTTGCCGACCTGCAAGGCGTCGTCTTCAACCCGATCAAGGATACATGGTCGCTCGACGCCAAGGATCTGGCGGTCAACTATCTGGTCTATGCGGAAAAACCGGAATAG
- a CDS encoding aspartate kinase, with amino-acid sequence MARIVMKFGGTSVADLDRIANAANRVKREVDAGNEVAVVVSAMAGVTNQLVSYVDQTSKVYDTREYDSIVASGEQVTAGLMALRLQEMGVNARSWLGWQIPIHTNDVHGKARITDIDTDDMVKRFEEGQVAVIAGFQGISPLKRIATLGRGGSDTTAVALAAAMNADRCDIYTDVDGVYTTDPRIVSKARKIEKISHEEMLEMASQGAKVLQTRSVEMAMNHGVRLQVLSSFEDKPGTLVVAEDEIVEEQVVSGIAYSRDEAKITLVKVADKPGIAAHIFGPLADASVNVDMIVQSVSADGQQTDLTFTVGKTDVERAVQVLKDNHDEIEYHDLLADSDVVKISVIGVGMRSHAGVAQTMFQTLAEKGINIQVISTSEIKISTLVAEEYTELALRALHTAYGLDAE; translated from the coding sequence ATGGCGCGCATTGTCATGAAATTTGGCGGCACCTCGGTGGCGGATCTGGACCGCATCGCCAACGCCGCAAACCGGGTCAAACGGGAAGTCGACGCCGGCAACGAAGTCGCCGTCGTGGTTTCCGCCATGGCCGGCGTTACCAACCAGTTGGTTTCCTACGTAGATCAGACCAGCAAGGTCTACGACACTCGCGAGTATGACAGCATCGTCGCCTCCGGCGAACAGGTGACTGCCGGTCTGATGGCGTTGCGCCTGCAGGAAATGGGCGTCAATGCCCGCTCCTGGCTGGGCTGGCAAATTCCGATCCATACCAACGATGTCCACGGCAAGGCCCGCATTACCGACATCGACACCGACGACATGGTAAAGCGCTTTGAAGAAGGCCAGGTCGCCGTTATTGCCGGTTTCCAGGGGATCAGCCCGCTGAAGCGGATCGCGACACTGGGCCGTGGTGGATCGGATACCACCGCCGTGGCCCTTGCCGCCGCCATGAATGCCGACCGTTGCGATATCTATACCGACGTGGACGGGGTCTACACCACAGACCCGCGCATCGTGTCCAAGGCACGCAAGATCGAAAAGATCAGCCATGAAGAAATGCTGGAAATGGCGTCGCAGGGGGCAAAAGTCCTGCAGACCCGTTCCGTTGAAATGGCCATGAATCACGGCGTACGCCTGCAGGTGTTGTCCAGCTTCGAAGACAAACCCGGTACGCTCGTTGTAGCAGAGGATGAAATCGTGGAAGAACAAGTTGTCAGCGGCATCGCCTACAGCCGTGATGAGGCGAAAATCACCCTGGTGAAAGTGGCCGACAAGCCGGGCATCGCAGCCCATATCTTCGGCCCGCTGGCCGATGCATCGGTCAATGTGGACATGATCGTCCAGAGCGTATCCGCCGACGGGCAGCAGACCGACCTGACCTTCACTGTCGGCAAGACCGATGTGGAACGCGCCGTCCAGGTCCTGAAGGACAATCACGACGAAATCGAATATCACGACCTGCTCGCGGATTCGGACGTGGTGAAGATTTCCGTCATCGGCGTCGGCATGCGCTCTCACGCGGGTGTCGCCCAGACCATGTTCCAGACCCTGGCCGAAAAAGGGATCAATATTCAGGTGATCTCCACCAGCGAGATCAAGATCAGCACGCTGGTCGCCGAAGAATATACCGAACTGGCCCTGCGAGCCCTTCACACGGCTTACGGACTGGACGCGGAGTAA
- the thpR gene encoding RNA 2',3'-cyclic phosphodiesterase, with the protein MIRLFVAIPMPQQITEALQSIAHGLHGVRWVPPENYHLTLRFIGEVHNGDADDYDAALSQVNAPPVEINSEGLGFFDKKGKVHTLHMKVAKTESLVHLQKKVESALVRAGLSPEPRKFSPHITLARMKPKPVEPVQKYCAERTHHLPKDMAFHATHFSLYSSLLTHNGSIYTQEVDYPLMGSVAEMMHA; encoded by the coding sequence ATGATACGTCTATTTGTCGCGATCCCCATGCCGCAGCAAATTACAGAGGCACTTCAGTCCATTGCCCACGGCCTCCACGGGGTGCGCTGGGTACCACCGGAAAACTACCACCTGACACTCCGTTTTATCGGGGAAGTACATAACGGCGATGCCGATGACTATGATGCGGCCCTGTCGCAGGTCAACGCACCACCGGTGGAAATCAACAGCGAGGGCCTCGGCTTTTTCGACAAGAAGGGCAAGGTTCACACCCTGCATATGAAGGTGGCCAAAACCGAAAGCCTGGTCCATCTGCAAAAAAAGGTCGAATCAGCTCTCGTCCGGGCAGGGCTTTCGCCGGAACCGCGCAAATTCTCACCTCATATCACACTGGCGAGGATGAAACCGAAACCCGTGGAACCGGTGCAGAAATACTGTGCGGAACGCACCCATCATCTGCCCAAGGACATGGCCTTCCACGCGACCCATTTCTCGCTTTATTCCAGCCTGCTGACCCATAACGGGTCAATCTATACGCAGGAAGTGGATTACCCCCTTATGGGCAGTGTTGCGGAAATGATGCACGCATGA
- a CDS encoding tyrosine recombinase XerC — protein sequence MTQQATWELGLDPTAGDSTVARCYRDFLYYLRVEKRYSPNTLDAYARDLSHFLHFMANHMDGLPDLKSLERLRTGDFRAWLAARLRNELSATSNARALSAVRSFFRWMQKNGFASNAAIGSVRTPKTPKAVPKPLQESDAREALRIAGDWASEGWAGKRDIALLTLLYGCGLRISEALNLNMSDWPKEDSLRVLGKGNKERIVPILPLVRKAMEDYFAASPFAPEDDAPIFRGVRGGRLDRGAAAKLMRQIRSVLGLPDSATPHALRHSFATHLLTGGGDLRAIQELLGHASLSTTQRYTDVDTERLMSAYNKAHPRAR from the coding sequence ATGACGCAACAAGCCACCTGGGAACTTGGTCTGGACCCCACCGCCGGGGACAGTACCGTTGCCCGTTGCTACCGGGACTTCCTCTATTACCTGCGGGTAGAAAAACGCTACAGCCCCAACACGCTGGACGCTTATGCGCGCGACCTCAGCCATTTCCTGCACTTCATGGCAAACCATATGGATGGCCTGCCTGACCTGAAGTCGCTGGAAAGATTGCGCACGGGCGACTTCCGCGCCTGGCTTGCCGCACGGCTTCGCAACGAATTATCGGCCACGTCAAATGCGCGTGCCTTGTCTGCCGTACGCAGTTTTTTTCGCTGGATGCAGAAAAACGGCTTTGCTTCCAATGCAGCCATCGGCAGCGTCCGCACGCCGAAGACCCCCAAGGCCGTGCCCAAACCATTGCAGGAAAGCGATGCCAGGGAGGCCCTTCGCATCGCAGGCGATTGGGCCAGTGAAGGCTGGGCAGGCAAACGCGATATTGCCCTGCTGACGCTGTTATACGGCTGCGGCCTGCGTATTTCGGAGGCACTGAACCTCAATATGAGTGACTGGCCGAAAGAAGACAGCCTGCGCGTTCTGGGCAAGGGCAACAAGGAACGGATCGTCCCGATCCTGCCGCTGGTCCGCAAGGCCATGGAAGACTATTTCGCGGCCAGCCCCTTTGCGCCGGAGGACGATGCCCCCATCTTCCGGGGTGTCCGAGGCGGCCGGTTGGACCGGGGAGCGGCGGCCAAGCTGATGCGGCAAATCCGCAGTGTGCTGGGCCTGCCCGACAGCGCCACGCCGCATGCCCTGCGCCACAGTTTTGCAACTCATCTGCTGACAGGCGGCGGTGACCTGCGCGCCATCCAGGAATTGCTGGGCCATGCCAGCCTCAGCACAACCCAACGCTATACAGATGTGGATACCGAACGCCTGATGAGCGCCTATAACAAGGCGCATCCAAGAGCGCGTTAA
- a CDS encoding NADP(H)-dependent aldo-keto reductase, which yields MQYRRLGNTDLDVSVICLGTMTWGEQNSEAEGHEQLDYALDHGVNFIDTAEMYSVPPRKETYGSTESIIGSWLKKNPGRRGDFILASKVVARAERFSYVRPELNPDGITKLDRKNILAACDASLQRLNTDYIDLYQLHWPDRETNFFGQLGYVHNADDNSVPMEETFEALAELVKAGKVRTVGLSNETPWGMLESLRMAELKGLPRVQSIQNPYNLLKRDFEIGCAEIAIREKVGLLAYSPLAMGVLSGKYLDGKMPEGSRMALFGQYFPRYLRSKPVEETAKYVKLARDSGLDPALMAHAFVNQQPFVTSNIIGARTMDQLEIAIESGDFTLPDAVTAAIEEIHQRTPFPVSH from the coding sequence ATGCAATATCGTCGGTTAGGAAACACTGACCTGGACGTCAGTGTTATTTGCCTGGGCACCATGACCTGGGGCGAACAGAACAGCGAGGCCGAAGGCCACGAACAATTGGACTATGCGCTGGATCACGGCGTCAATTTCATCGATACCGCAGAGATGTATTCCGTGCCGCCGCGCAAGGAAACCTATGGCAGCACCGAATCGATCATCGGTTCCTGGTTGAAAAAGAACCCGGGACGTCGGGGCGACTTCATACTTGCCTCCAAGGTCGTCGCCCGGGCGGAACGTTTCTCCTATGTCCGACCGGAGCTCAACCCGGACGGTATCACCAAACTGGACCGGAAAAACATACTCGCCGCCTGCGACGCCAGCCTGCAGCGATTAAATACGGACTATATTGACCTCTACCAACTACATTGGCCCGACCGGGAAACCAATTTCTTCGGCCAATTGGGATATGTCCACAACGCAGACGACAATTCCGTTCCTATGGAAGAAACCTTCGAGGCGCTGGCGGAACTGGTCAAGGCGGGCAAGGTCCGCACGGTGGGCCTGTCCAACGAAACGCCCTGGGGCATGCTGGAAAGCCTGCGTATGGCGGAACTGAAAGGCCTGCCACGGGTGCAGAGCATCCAGAACCCCTATAACCTGCTCAAGCGGGATTTCGAGATCGGCTGCGCGGAAATCGCCATCCGGGAGAAGGTTGGCCTGCTGGCCTATTCCCCGCTCGCCATGGGCGTGCTGAGTGGGAAATACCTCGACGGTAAGATGCCCGAGGGTTCCCGTATGGCTCTCTTCGGACAGTATTTCCCCCGTTATCTGCGTTCCAAACCCGTCGAAGAGACCGCAAAATACGTCAAACTGGCGCGCGACTCGGGGTTGGATCCGGCGCTGATGGCCCATGCCTTTGTCAATCAACAGCCCTTCGTGACGTCCAATATCATCGGGGCCCGGACCATGGATCAGTTGGAAATCGCCATTGAATCCGGGGACTTCACCCTGCCCGACGCCGTCACGGCAGCAATCGAGGAAATCCATCAGCGCACGCCCTTCCCCGTGTCCCATTAA
- a CDS encoding FIST signal transduction protein → MTSSARSDFRAAAASAGTWQETAAQLLQKLGQATANHRLGIFYVTPDFADNLIDIEIFMRQTTGVPHWVGTVGAGVCSTGTEYLETPAIAAMLLSLPEHAFHLLNGIHEETEEAIGESASWLGQCGVPLILTHGDPSNPLVIGLIEDLALESGGFLVGGLSAAMGRGSQIAGSVDGGGLSGVMFSDQHAPVVTSLTQGCTPIGPPHRVTDCHEDIIISIDDRPALDVFKEEIGDLLTRDLEKVAGYIYAALPVTGGERPDYMVRNLTGIDPQHGAMAIAAEFEPGDLVMFCRRDHDAAVSDMNRMLQDLEKRVGDRAIKGGIYVTCSGRGANQFGPDSEELKLISEKLGDFPLVGFFANGEINRDRLYSFTGILTLFV, encoded by the coding sequence ATGACGTCCTCTGCACGATCCGACTTCCGTGCCGCCGCCGCCAGTGCCGGGACCTGGCAGGAAACCGCCGCACAGCTTTTGCAGAAACTGGGCCAGGCCACCGCCAATCATCGGTTGGGTATTTTCTACGTCACGCCCGACTTTGCCGACAATCTGATTGATATCGAGATTTTCATGCGCCAGACCACCGGCGTTCCGCATTGGGTCGGCACAGTCGGCGCGGGTGTCTGCAGTACCGGGACGGAATATCTCGAAACCCCGGCGATTGCGGCCATGCTGCTGTCCCTGCCCGAACATGCCTTCCATCTTCTGAACGGCATTCATGAAGAAACGGAGGAAGCGATCGGCGAAAGCGCCTCCTGGCTGGGACAATGCGGCGTACCCCTGATTCTGACCCATGGCGATCCGTCCAACCCCCTGGTCATCGGCCTGATTGAGGACCTTGCGCTGGAAAGTGGCGGTTTCCTTGTAGGCGGCCTGTCGGCGGCCATGGGGCGGGGATCGCAAATCGCGGGTTCCGTCGACGGCGGCGGGCTGTCGGGCGTCATGTTCTCCGACCAGCACGCGCCCGTCGTTACCAGCCTGACCCAGGGCTGCACGCCGATCGGGCCGCCCCACCGCGTGACGGATTGTCACGAAGATATCATCATCAGCATCGACGACCGCCCCGCACTTGATGTTTTCAAGGAGGAAATCGGTGATCTCCTCACACGGGATCTGGAAAAGGTTGCGGGCTATATCTATGCCGCCCTGCCTGTCACCGGCGGCGAACGGCCCGACTATATGGTCCGTAACCTGACCGGCATCGACCCGCAGCACGGCGCCATGGCAATTGCCGCCGAATTTGAACCGGGCGACCTGGTCATGTTCTGCCGCCGAGATCACGATGCCGCCGTCTCGGACATGAACCGCATGCTGCAGGATCTGGAAAAGCGTGTGGGCGACCGGGCGATCAAGGGAGGCATCTATGTGACCTGTTCCGGGCGCGGCGCAAACCAGTTCGGGCCGGATTCCGAAGAGCTGAAATTGATATCGGAAAAACTGGGGGACTTCCCCCTGGTCGGCTTTTTCGCCAACGGGGAAATCAACCGCGATCGCCTCTACAGCTTTACCGGAATTCTGACCCTGTTCGTCTGA